The Salinispora tropica CNB-440 genome has a window encoding:
- a CDS encoding DNA cytosine methyltransferase, translating to MNAGPLNVLELFAGIGGLSLGLQRAGLRIVGHVEINPFCRAVLHKHWPEVPCHDDVRTAAAWWRSTDRPRVDVVAGGYPCQPESTAGKRRGTDDDRWLWPDMARVIHAIRPRYVVGENVMGHRTRGLRFVLRDLQRLGYTASAGIIRACEMGAPHPRPRLLVLAHTDRPGRHPGSGLEPPRTATTRTGRWADEPRLARMAHGLPGAVDRRRALGNAVVPHVAEFVGRIILNHHTGR from the coding sequence ATGAACGCCGGACCGCTGAATGTGCTGGAGCTGTTCGCTGGCATTGGTGGCCTGTCGCTGGGCCTACAACGGGCCGGACTGCGGATCGTCGGCCATGTCGAGATCAACCCGTTCTGCCGCGCCGTTCTGCACAAGCACTGGCCGGAGGTGCCCTGCCATGACGACGTTCGCACCGCCGCCGCCTGGTGGCGCTCCACCGACCGGCCGCGCGTCGATGTCGTCGCTGGCGGCTACCCGTGCCAGCCGGAGTCGACCGCCGGCAAACGCCGAGGCACTGATGACGACCGGTGGCTGTGGCCGGACATGGCCCGGGTCATCCATGCGATCCGGCCCCGGTACGTCGTCGGGGAAAACGTCATGGGACACCGCACCAGGGGACTTCGTTTCGTGCTCCGAGACCTCCAACGCCTCGGATACACCGCCAGTGCCGGCATTATCCGAGCTTGCGAGATGGGCGCCCCACACCCACGACCAAGGCTGCTCGTCCTGGCCCACACCGACCGCCCGGGACGCCACCCGGGGAGCGGGCTGGAACCGCCCCGGACGGCCACTACCCGAACGGGTCGGTGGGCCGACGAACCCCGCCTGGCTCGAATGGCTCATGGGCTTCCCGGCGCGGTGGACCGACGTCGAGCCCTCGGAAATGCGGTCGTTCCCCACGTCGCCGAATTCGTCGGCCGCATCATTCTCAACCACCACACAGGCAGGTAA